From Triticum aestivum cultivar Chinese Spring chromosome 7B, IWGSC CS RefSeq v2.1, whole genome shotgun sequence:
gacaaagggaattgtatacgggatcgattgagtccttgacatcgtggttcatccgatgagatcatcgtggaacatgtgggagccaacatgggtatccagatcccgctgttggttattgaccggagaacgtctcggtcatgtctacatgtctcccgaacccgtagggtctacacacttaaggttcgatgacgctagggttataaaggaagtttgtatgtggttaccaaatgttgttcggagtcccggatgagatcccggacgtcacgaggagttccggaatggtccggaggtaaagatttatatatgggaagtcctgttttggtcaccggaaaagtttcgggttttttcggtaacgtaccgggaccaccgggagggtcccgggggtccacaaaGTGGGgacaccaaccccggagggctgcatgggccatgtgtgggagggaaccagccccaggtgggctggtgcgccccccataaggggcccaaggcgcaggggagagtgggagggggcaaaccctagggcagatgggccctaaggcccaccccaggcgcgcctcccctctctccccctctggccgccacccagatgggatctggggggctgccgccacccctggggagggaaccctagagggggcgcagccccctcccctccccctataaatacttgaggtctggggctgcccaagacacgagaacctctccctcttggtgcagccctacctctcttactcctcctctcccgtggtgcttggcgaagccctgcaggatagccacgctcctccatcaccaccacgccgttgtgctgctgctggatggagtcttcctcaacctctccctctctccttgctggatcaaggcgtgggagacgtcaccgggctgtacgtgtgttgaatgcagaggtgccgtccgttctcggcactaggatctccggtgatttggatcacgacgagtacgactccttcaaccccgttctcttgaacgcttccgcttagcgatctacaagggtatgtagatgcactctccttcccctcgttgctggtttctccatagatagatcttggtgacacgtaggaaaattttgaatttctgctacgttctccaacaactTTCTTTTTCAAAGTTGCATTGATAAgatcctgatatgtctccaacgtatctataatttatgaagtattcatgtttacaatagttttatatgatttgattagaactaacccagactgacattgttttcaacaggactaccgtggtgttgtttttgtgcagaaataaaagttctcggaatgcgctgaaaatcaatggagaatttttctggaaaatataaaaaaatattggaacaaaaagttatcagagaggagtcccgtggggcccacgagggtgagaagaattctgcttatgtggagagtagtaaaattttcatgcttgtagatcatgaaaagaatgctttatggatgttatattgttgaattcatttatgatgctacttaaaattatgatgagggaggaatatatgcttgtaggagttgcaataatatcaagtttcctctctatgtgcttaaagttttgaagttatacttgttttgccttcctatgctagttgattcttgttcctataaattctcacaaaatacctaggcataggaagtgggttagatttaaatgtgctaatcatattcttcatgatgctctctttatgtttcaattcttatcttttatgtgagcatcattgaaatcatcatgcctagctaaaaggcattaaagaaaagcgcttgttgggagacaacccaatatttacccttactgttgttgtgtattcacatgattaagctactgtactaatcatgttttataaattttgtttcaataaagtgccaagtaagacctttgggaagacttgggtgaaagttaatgtgatcttgctgtaaaaaacagaaactttgcgctcacaagattagctgtcattttttttacagaagagtgcttttgagttgattctttttgaagaagattaatagacaaattcctcacgtccacaaatttatttcataatttttggagtagcataagtatggttgctgttcagatcattacaaactattctgtttctgacagattctgttttcattgcatagtttgcttgttttctagtttctgtggcttatattgctcaatataaattgtagaaatgatatggtacagtaggcattgtgtgataacaattatgaatcttgtctttgacagtaccaaagtgaattgtttactctttatcatactaacccatctcacgaagttccgttaagttttgtgtgattaagttttcaagttttgagtgagatatcgatatgaggagaataaggagtggaaatattctaagcttggggatgcccaaggcaccccaaggtaatattcaaggaatactcaagcacctaagcttggggatgccccagaaggcatcccctctttcgtcttcaaaactatcggtataccttactcagagctatatttttattcgtcacatgatatgtgttttgcttggagcgtattttaaattttacttgttgtttgaataaaataattggatctgaaatcttgaatgaaaaagaatcctcccatggctagttaattatttgactactcagtgttcttcatttatatctttttggagtagtttgtcatttactcacgtgcttcacgtatatcttataagtaaatggttgaatgaattgaatatcataaatatcttataccatggggagtaatgacttcacacataataagtataagtagtaaatttattgaaagttagcaaacgtagtattggtcacttgaacaattcatgaaagaatattgaaggaaaagagatttcacatatacatatactatcttggacatcttttgtaattgtgagagctcattaaaatatgacatgctaaaaggctgatgttggacaaggaagacaacttaatgggttatgttttcctatatccgaaacgttatattgtcttggatcatccaacatgttgagctttcctttccctctcatgctagccaaattctttgcaccaagtagaaatgctAATTGTGCTTCCgaacatcccttaaactagtttttccatgagagtccaccatacctacctatggattgagtaagatccttcaagtaagttttcatcggtgcatgcaataaaaattgctccttaaatatgtatgatctattagtgcgaagaaaataagctttatacaaacttgtgatagggaagaaataaaagcgacggactgcataataaaggtctttatcacaagaagcaatgtaaagtgacgttcttttgcattaagatcgcatgacaacctctgcttccctctgcgaagggcctatcttttacttttatcttctacccttatacaagagtcatggtgatcatcacctttccgtTTTACACttattcctttggcaagcactttgtgttgggatgatccatatatatatatatatatatatatatatatatatccacttggatgtaggttttcacaaactattattgttgacattacccttgaggtgaaaggttgggaggcgaaactataagcccctatctttctctgtgaccgattaaaactttgaacctaTAAATATCACATgaatgttagcaattgtgaaagattaaatgatagttgagtatgtggagtttgctgaaccaaagctcttacatagacccttcccgaaaataagatgaatcgcaattgtttgatgattaatagcaatgtttgttagtttcaagaaagtttatgatctatactttaacatgtgaatagcttgttacttgatcatgagaagttctatgagttgagctactgttatgatatataatgatgctagaaaaagtgattgaaactatcatcgatcaaacttaagcacttgctagcattcacacttcataaattatttattttatcatttacctactcgaggacgagcatgaattaagcttggggatgctgatacgtctccaacgtatctttaattcatgaagtattcatgccatgtttacaataatatcgtacaattttggtatgatttgattagaactaacccggactgacactgttttcagcaggactaccgtggtgttgttttgtgcagaaataaaagttctcggaatgctctaaaaatcaacggagaactttcctggaaaatataaaaaaatagtggaacaaaaagttatcggagaggagtcccgtggggcccacgagggtggggtgcatgcccacccccctggggcgtgcccctgtgcctcgtggactcctcgaggGTCCCCCTGACTTGTCCTCAACACCAACCTCTTCTataacctccagaaaataacctagatcggaagttctgccgccgcaagcctctgtagccacgagaaatcaatctaggccctctctggcaccctgtcggagggggccatcatcactggaggccatggaggaggatctcggaggggccatcatcgccatgaaggccaaggaccagagggggaacacctccccatccagggggaggccatggaggaggaagcacaaggggagaacctctcctcctctctctcggtggtgccggagtgccatggggaggggaatcatcgccgcggtgatcgtcttcatcaacatcaccatcatcatcaccatcctcgtctcttttacacggtccactctcccgcaccccgctgttatccctacttgaacatggtgctttatgccacatattatgatccaatgatgtgttgccatcctatgatgttttgagtagatatatttttctttgggttgattgatgatctagatttgtatgagttgtatgttttattttggtgctgtcctattgtgccttccgtgtcgcgcaagcatgagggattcccgctgtagggtgttgcaatacgttcatgattcgcttatagttggttgcttgagtgacagaagcataaacccgagtaagggggttgttgtgtatgggataaaggggacttgatatgttaatgctatggttgggttttaccttaatgatctttagaagttgcgggtgcttgctagagttccaatcataagtgcatatgatccaagaagagaaagtatgttagcttattcctctccctcatatgaaattgcaatgacgactatcgatcttgttaacaattgcctaggataattccgcacaccgacccatcattattccacactcgctatttataatatttagtagtaatatattctaactttatgataataacacctacttttatattttagctctccgatatcatgcaaagttatcctcttcatacccataaTGTAGTTTtgtttctcgtttctagttggaagcaaacattcggtgtatgtagagtcgtatcagtggcagataggacttgagagaatattgatcttacctttagctctttgtgggttcgacactccatacttatcacttccacctttggaaatgctacgatgattccctgcacttggggattatcagatcCCCATCCAGAAAATATTTTTCCTTAAGGATCAAGGCACATAATAAATCTGGGTTGTCAATGAGCTTCGAAGCCTGTTTAGCCAAGAAAGCAAGATTGAAATAGCGGGTATCTCTAAAACCCATGCCACCTTACTTCTTTGGGATGCACATATTCCACCATGCAAACCAGTGCGGCCTCTTGTATGTTGCATCATCACCCCACCAAAAATGAGATATCACATCTGTGATTCCTTTGCAAAAAAATTAGGAATTTTAGAGATGGAAATCGCATACGTTCGTATAGCTTGAGCAACAGACTTAACTAGAACCTATTTACCTCCTGAAGATAAGCATTTCTCCTTCCAACAGTGAGTTTCAGAATTACCCGATCAATTAAATATTCAAAACTATCACTTTTATCAAGTCTAAGTGTCGCAGGGAGTCCCAAATACTTATCATTCAAAGCTTTCattgttgtaaatatgccctagaggcaataatattgtattattgtaCTTCcctattcataattaagagtttatattctatgttataactgctatgatcttGGAATGTGTGATTCAgtgaaaaactcatatgcacgtgtggaatgataaacgataaataaaaggttcctagtcttgcctctaagattAGCTCaactgttgttggtgatcatgttttccaaaTCTTAAGATATTGTTAAGTGTAATGatgatcctaaaacaacattgagattaagACGTTAGGAGAATGATCATATTGAgctgacccaaacttgtttgttaggAATTGGATTAATATCATATGTATTCAATTGTAATAATATGGAGTGTTAACACACTACAACAGGAACCCCCTTCAGCAACGCATCAATGCGTTGTTGTATGTCCATATAAGCGATGCTAaggtctacaccaacggattaATATGCGTTGTCGTTGGTGGCGTTGCAAGGGTCTACAACAACGTATATACTTCCGTTGGTAAACGACCTAAATAAGCGTTGTAAGATAGCAACGCATAAATCTACATCCACGCAACACTTCATATGCGTTGGTGGCTGCCCTACACAAAATGATTTTTGCCACATAGCACGAATAATTAATGACATTTTGCATATGGCCATCCAAAATTGTTAGGTCAAGCTGATAGTGCATAGAAGCCACAATATAATAAACAGAGGTCTCATATATTAAAATGACTATGCTTGTTTACAAGAACAAGATCCAACGATTACAAAATGCGAAACTATCTAGTTGCCCAATTCTCAACCTTGCAATCAAAGTCGAATTATTCTAAAACATACTGTCTCAAACATTGACCCTAAATGACAATTCTACAACAGAATGTGGAACTATTAGGGAGTAACCCCATTGAGCAATATGTAGCGTCCTCCCTTGTCCCACACCGCCTTCTGATCTCCACCTTGCGGCACCTCTCAATTTTCTTCTTGCATGCTCCAGCAAACTTGTGTTATTAAAGGCCACATGACACTGTTGATGTTTTCTAGCTTTCATTCTGTATAGTATCAGATAGAAAAAGAATAGAGCAACCTAACAATCAGCATGTAGCTACCATGTGTACGTATTTGATAAGAAAATATATATCACATCTCAATTGAAAACTGCATGAATCCGTTTGTGCTGAGCCAAACCATTCCCATTGAAGAAACACGGTGAGAGCGTAAGAACAGATCTTACCTAGCTTGTGACTGATGGGTCCTTACTCTTATGTGTAAGTGGTCATAATGTACGTCTGCAGCCAACTCTGTACAAATACAAGAAAACCTTACAAAATAAAATACGTGAAGATGGCAATGAATAGCTTATCTGAACTGGCAATGCGTAGCTTATTCTGAACTTCTTGTGGATTCAGGTACGTAGAATGAATAGAAACAACATAAAATAGGTGAAGATGGTGCAAAATAAAATTGGGATATTTGCATTATGAGATCATGAACAATACATAAGAAATGAATAATGGTCGACTAAACTAACTGAGTGACGTATACAAACTTAATCGAACCTCAATATGATACATAATTTCGTACTATTTTCCTGTTGTTGTATGCAAAAGAAATTTCGGTTGTACAATTTAGTTAAGTTAACATACAAGTCACGATGAACTCAACTACAAAATTGCTACAGGATCCATCATATAAACGAAGATCCATCATATAAACGATTAATGCTTCAGACTCTCAGTTAATTATTGGTGAATTGCACCATAAAGACATCCAAAGTAAAAAAACAGAATAGTTCATATATTTCTTCCAATAAAAATAAATGATCAACTACTTGCAGACTTGATCGGCCATATAGACTGTAGTGTAGATGGTGGCCAATTGTGATATTATTCTTGATTCCACTGGGAGGATTTGTACAGCATAAAAAAAACCACGCCATGGCATGAAGCACTCAAGCTCACCCGAAAATCTCATGTTGTTTCTTTTCCATTTCTGGTGGCTGTCAAAAGCATAATATGACCATGTCTAAATAAATTTTAGGAGTATGCTAGAACAACATATGAATGATGAATGTATGATTCTAcaaagcaaatggtaaaaccaaacaGTAGTACAAAGGTTATGCTTTATGAGTATATGCCTAACTCAACGATAGTTGGTTAATCATTAGGATAAAATGCTAGTCTTTTATCTGAGGTGCGGAATGAACCACATCTACCAGAAACTTTAATGTCAAAATCTTTGCAGAAAATGCA
This genomic window contains:
- the LOC123159782 gene encoding uncharacterized protein → MASRSNAISRRCPPQLGSPNDALHNPFFELAADVHYDHLHIRVRTHQSQARMKARKHQQCHVAFNNTSLLEHARRKLRGAARWRSEGGVGQGRTLHIAQWGYSLIVPHSVVELSFRVNV